A window from Peromyscus eremicus chromosome 1, PerEre_H2_v1, whole genome shotgun sequence encodes these proteins:
- the Rps3 gene encoding small ribosomal subunit protein uS3 codes for MAVQISKKRKFVADGIFKAELNEFLTRELAEDGYSGVEVRVTPTRTEIIILATRTQNVLGEKGRRIRELTAVVQKRFGFPEGSVELYAEKVATRGLCAIAQAESLRYKLLGGLAVRRACYGVLRFIMESGAKGCEVVVSGKLRGQRAKSMKFVDGLMIHSGDPVNYYVDTAVRHVLLRQGVLGIKVKIMLPWDPSGKIGPKKPLPDHVSIVEPKDEILPTTPISEQKGGKPEPPAMPQPVPTA; via the exons ATGGCGGTCCAGATTTCCAAGAAGAGGAAG TTTGTGGCCGATGGCATCTTCAAAGCTGAGCTGAATGAGTTTCTCACTCGGGAACTGGCTGAAGATGGCTACTCTGGAGTTGAAGTCCGAGTTACACCAACCAGAACAGAAATCATTATTTTAGCCACCAG AACACAGAATGTTCTTGGTGAGAAGGGTCGTCGGATCAGAGAGCTGACTGCGGTAGTCCAGAAGAGGTTCGGCTTCCCTGAGGGCAGTGTAGAG CTTTATGCAGAAAAGGTAGCCACAAGAGGTCTGTGTGCCATTGCTCAGGCGGAGTCTCTACGTTACAAACTCCTAGGAGGGCTTGCTGTGCGAAG GGCCTGCTATGGTGTGCTTCGGTTCATTATGGAGAGTGGGGCCAAGGGCTGTGAGGTTGTGGTGTCTGGGAAGCTCCGAGGACAGAGAGCCAAGTCCATGAAGTTTGTGGATGGGCTGATGATCCACAGTGGAGACCCTGTTAACTACTATGTTGACACTGCTGTGCGCCATGTGCTCCTGAGACAAG GTGTGCTGGGCATCAAAGTGAAGATCATGCTGCCCTGGGACCCAAGTGGTAAGATCGGCCCCAAGAAGCCTCTGCCTGATCACGTGAGCATTGTGGAACCTAAAGACGAAATCTTGCCCACGACCCCCATCTCAGAGCAGAAGGGTGGGAAGCCAGAGCCACCTGCCATGCCCCAGCCAGTGCCTACAGCATAA